A region of Staphylococcus sp. IVB6181 DNA encodes the following proteins:
- a CDS encoding TatD family hydrolase has translation MLIDTHVHLNAEQYDEDLQEVIDRAREAGVDRMFVVGFDTPTIERAMELIDQYDFLYAIIGWHPVDAIDYTEEREQWIEKLSEHPKVIGIGEMGLDYHWDKSPKVVQKEVFRKQIALAKRVNLPIVIHNREATQDCVDILMEEHAEEVGGIMHSFSGSPEIADVVINKLGFHISLGGPVTFKNAKQPKEVAKHVPLDRLLVETDAPYLSPHPYRGKRNEPMRVTLVAEKIAELRGISYEEVAKQTTENAEKLFNLNQ, from the coding sequence TTGTTAATTGATACACATGTACATTTAAATGCGGAACAATATGATGAAGACTTGCAAGAAGTAATTGATCGTGCACGTGAAGCAGGGGTAGACCGTATGTTTGTCGTAGGTTTTGATACACCGACAATCGAACGTGCGATGGAACTCATCGACCAATATGATTTCTTATATGCGATTATCGGTTGGCACCCTGTAGACGCGATTGACTACACAGAAGAACGCGAACAATGGATTGAAAAGTTATCTGAGCATCCTAAAGTTATCGGTATCGGTGAAATGGGCTTAGATTACCATTGGGATAAATCACCGAAAGTTGTACAAAAAGAAGTGTTTAGAAAACAAATTGCCTTAGCAAAACGTGTCAACTTGCCGATTGTGATTCACAACCGCGAAGCTACACAAGATTGCGTTGATATCTTAATGGAAGAACATGCAGAAGAAGTAGGCGGCATCATGCACAGCTTCAGCGGTTCGCCTGAAATTGCGGATGTTGTCATTAATAAATTAGGTTTCCATATTTCATTAGGCGGACCTGTGACGTTTAAAAATGCCAAACAACCTAAAGAAGTCGCAAAACATGTACCGCTTGATCGCTTACTTGTTGAAACAGACGCGCCTTATTTATCACCGCATCCTTATCGCGGTAAACGTAATGAACCGATGCGCGTGACTTTAGTTGCTGAAAAAATTGCGGAATTACGCGGTATCAGCTATGAAGAAGTTGCTAAACAAACAACAGAAAATGCGGAAAAGTTATTTAACTTAAATCAATAA
- the metG gene encoding methionine--tRNA ligase, producing the protein MAKDTFYITTPIYYPSGKLHIGHAYSTVAGDVIARYKRMQGYDVRYLTGTDEHGQKIQEKAHKAGLTELEYLDDMIAGIKALWEKLEISNDDFIRTTERRHEKVVEKVFERLLAQGDIYLGEYEGWYSVPDETYYTESQLEDPEYDKDGHIIGGKSPDSGHEVELVKEESYFFNISKYADRLLEFYDANPEFIQPPSRKNEMINNFIKPGLTDLAVSRTTFDWGVQVPSNPKHVVYVWIDALVNYISALGYLSDDDSLFQKYWPADLHLMAKEIVRFHSIVWPILLMALDLPLPKRVFAHGWILMKDGKMSKSKGNVVDPNVLIDRYGLDATRYYLMRELPFGSDGVFTPEAFVDRTNFDLANDLGNLVNRTIAMINKYFDGELPAYQGPKHELDAEMEQFALDTVKEYHENMENLQFSVALATVWKFISRTNKYIDETTPWVLAKDDSQREMLGNVMAHLVENIRFAAVLLRPFLTNAPREIFAQLHINSPELFELDSLKAYGALTKPITVTEKPHPIFPRLDTEAEVSFIKASMQGSAPKAETEEAAKEEEKEAVPSKPQITIKDFDKVEIKAATVMDAENVKKSDKLLKIQVDLGDEQRQIVSGIAKFYEPDDIIGKKVAVVTNLKPAKLMGRKSEGMILSAEKDGVLTLVSLPNAIPNGAVIK; encoded by the coding sequence ATGGCGAAAGATACATTTTATATAACAACACCTATTTATTACCCAAGCGGTAAACTACACATTGGGCATGCCTATTCAACTGTAGCAGGCGACGTTATTGCGCGCTACAAACGCATGCAAGGCTATGATGTACGTTATTTAACAGGTACAGATGAACATGGTCAAAAAATTCAAGAAAAGGCACATAAAGCAGGCCTTACAGAATTAGAATACCTGGACGATATGATCGCAGGTATTAAAGCTTTATGGGAAAAATTAGAGATTTCTAACGATGACTTCATCAGAACGACGGAAAGACGTCATGAGAAAGTTGTAGAAAAAGTCTTTGAACGTTTGCTTGCTCAAGGCGATATTTACCTTGGCGAATATGAAGGCTGGTACTCTGTGCCGGATGAAACGTACTACACAGAATCTCAACTTGAAGATCCAGAATATGACAAAGATGGTCATATTATCGGCGGTAAAAGCCCTGATTCTGGACATGAAGTAGAATTAGTGAAAGAAGAAAGCTACTTCTTCAATATTTCAAAATATGCGGATCGCTTATTAGAGTTTTATGATGCGAACCCTGAGTTCATTCAACCTCCTTCTCGTAAGAACGAAATGATTAACAACTTTATCAAACCAGGATTAACAGACTTGGCAGTATCACGTACAACATTTGATTGGGGTGTACAAGTGCCGTCTAATCCTAAACACGTTGTTTACGTTTGGATTGATGCGTTGGTGAACTATATTTCAGCACTTGGCTACTTATCAGATGATGACAGTCTGTTCCAAAAATATTGGCCGGCTGATTTGCATTTAATGGCGAAAGAAATTGTACGTTTCCACTCAATTGTATGGCCGATTTTATTAATGGCATTAGACTTGCCGCTTCCAAAACGCGTCTTCGCACACGGCTGGATTTTAATGAAAGACGGCAAAATGAGTAAATCTAAAGGCAACGTAGTAGACCCTAACGTATTAATCGACCGTTACGGCTTAGATGCGACACGTTACTACTTAATGAGAGAGTTGCCATTCGGTTCAGACGGCGTCTTCACACCTGAAGCCTTCGTAGATCGTACGAACTTTGACTTAGCCAACGATTTAGGCAACCTTGTGAACCGTACAATTGCGATGATCAACAAATACTTTGACGGTGAATTACCGGCATACCAAGGACCTAAACATGAATTGGATGCTGAAATGGAACAATTCGCATTAGATACTGTCAAAGAATATCATGAGAATATGGAAAATCTTCAGTTCTCAGTTGCACTTGCGACAGTATGGAAATTCATCAGCCGTACAAATAAATACATTGATGAAACAACACCATGGGTACTTGCTAAAGACGACAGCCAAAGAGAAATGTTAGGTAATGTAATGGCACACTTAGTAGAGAATATCCGCTTCGCAGCTGTATTACTCCGCCCATTCCTTACAAACGCACCGCGTGAAATCTTTGCGCAACTGCACATCAACAGTCCTGAGTTGTTCGAACTCGACAGTCTAAAAGCATACGGCGCATTGACAAAACCGATTACGGTAACAGAGAAGCCGCACCCAATCTTCCCGCGTTTAGATACAGAAGCAGAAGTCAGCTTCATTAAAGCATCTATGCAAGGTTCAGCACCGAAAGCTGAAACTGAGGAAGCAGCAAAAGAAGAGGAGAAAGAAGCAGTGCCTTCTAAACCTCAAATCACAATTAAAGACTTTGATAAAGTAGAAATCAAAGCCGCAACAGTGATGGATGCGGAAAACGTGAAGAAATCAGATAAACTGTTGAAAATTCAAGTAGACTTAGGCGATGAACAACGCCAAATCGTATCAGGCATTGCGAAATTCTATGAGCCGGATGATATTATCGGTAAAAAAGTCGCAGTGGTCACAAACTTGAAACCAGCGAAATTAATGGGCCGTAAATCAGAAGGTATGATTTTATCAGCGGAAAAAGACGGCGTACTTACACTTGTAAGTCTGCCTAATGCAATTCCTAACGGTGCAGTGATTAAATAA
- a CDS encoding ATP-binding cassette domain-containing protein has translation MNHVAVQLNQVSKTFGKQTIFDDITETIPLHALTKISGSNGAGKSVLLKMIAGLSHPTSGQITFAKSIKSLSYAPDDLPDNIPLSVETFLNTLTTRGQHHDNTRLMTYIEKLGLGPYLRTPITQCSKGTRQKVNLIQCLMLEADLMILDEPFTGLDGRAKAYLIEVLNDLKTHTTIIFTNHEAQAELPTSIHHIQLGRQIEKDDRINTYPITTIYFHTNHLQAVAQHFPIETSAEGYMIKVSPDSVNQTLDYLIKQQCDIIEVRREGH, from the coding sequence ATGAATCATGTTGCAGTGCAATTAAATCAAGTTAGTAAAACGTTTGGTAAACAGACTATTTTTGACGATATTACTGAAACTATACCGCTTCACGCGCTCACTAAAATTTCTGGCTCCAATGGTGCTGGCAAGAGTGTCCTTTTAAAAATGATTGCGGGTTTATCTCATCCGACCTCTGGTCAAATTACATTTGCTAAGTCAATAAAGTCATTGAGTTATGCCCCTGATGATTTACCAGATAACATTCCATTATCTGTTGAAACATTTTTAAATACTTTAACAACACGTGGACAACATCATGACAACACACGCTTAATGACATACATAGAAAAATTGGGTTTAGGGCCTTATTTGAGAACACCTATAACTCAATGTTCTAAAGGGACAAGACAAAAAGTTAATTTAATTCAATGTTTGATGCTTGAAGCGGATTTAATGATTTTAGACGAGCCTTTTACGGGACTTGACGGACGTGCAAAAGCATATCTCATTGAAGTGTTAAATGATTTAAAAACACATACGACAATCATTTTTACGAATCATGAAGCACAAGCAGAATTGCCAACTTCAATACATCATATTCAATTAGGTCGTCAAATCGAGAAGGATGACCGAATTAATACGTACCCAATTACGACGATATATTTTCATACCAATCACCTTCAAGCAGTAGCTCAACACTTTCCTATTGAGACTTCTGCAGAAGGCTATATGATTAAAGTGAGTCCAGATAGTGTGAATCAGACACTGGATTATTTAATAAAGCAGCAGTGTGACATTATTGAAGTGAGGAGGGAAGGACATTGA
- a CDS encoding DUF5084 family protein, producing the protein MKHVWWILLVIGLVMNILSIDGFILSVGCLGVLIVGLIWPLFTFPSKTNIFSQVNNVFFYITVGMFYVFTMFMVLTTFITLHIGAEFGPIIYGTNIITLQYVFFVLGILAYTTGSILSIIKYHKWWNKGLTLN; encoded by the coding sequence ATGAAACACGTATGGTGGATATTATTAGTTATTGGACTTGTAATGAATATATTAAGTATTGATGGTTTTATACTGAGTGTAGGTTGCCTAGGTGTTTTAATAGTAGGGCTGATTTGGCCATTATTCACTTTTCCCTCTAAAACAAATATCTTCAGTCAAGTGAACAATGTATTCTTTTATATAACGGTGGGTATGTTTTATGTATTTACTATGTTCATGGTATTAACAACCTTTATAACATTGCATATCGGTGCGGAATTTGGGCCAATAATCTATGGAACAAATATAATTACACTACAATATGTATTTTTTGTTTTAGGGATACTGGCTTATACAACAGGATCAATACTATCAATCATTAAATATCATAAATGGTGGAACAAAGGTCTAACGTTGAATTAG
- a CDS encoding DUF4064 domain-containing protein, whose product MYKTEKILSIIGLVIQGLGLVLLLLFLIANFAGVTNPEVTTTVNGEVHVQSVEAARNTFTIGLSIGLVLLFVSELLGFIAFRKIGKDNKVSGILHIIAGVLMFNLVGFVVWLVAGILMLKQSNRTNHKEVVQ is encoded by the coding sequence ATGTATAAAACAGAAAAAATACTTTCCATAATTGGATTGGTCATACAAGGATTAGGGTTGGTGTTGTTATTGTTATTTTTGATTGCGAATTTTGCAGGTGTGACAAATCCAGAGGTAACAACGACTGTTAATGGTGAGGTTCATGTACAAAGTGTCGAAGCAGCACGTAACACGTTTACTATTGGTCTTTCAATTGGATTAGTCTTATTATTTGTTTCAGAATTACTAGGATTTATAGCGTTTCGCAAGATAGGCAAAGATAATAAAGTTAGCGGCATCTTACATATCATTGCTGGAGTTTTAATGTTTAACCTTGTAGGTTTTGTAGTGTGGTTAGTAGCAGGGATATTAATGTTAAAACAAAGCAACAGAACTAATCACAAGGAGGTTGTGCAATGA
- the tnpA gene encoding IS200/IS605 family transposase, which translates to MSNDINSLAHTKWNCKYHIVFAPKYRRQIIYGKLKKDIGKILRLLCERKGVEIIEAEACKDHIHMLVSIPPKISVSSFVGYLKGKSSLMIFDRHANLKYKYGNRKFWCKGFYVDTVGRNKKVIENYIRNQIQEDILADQMSMKEFIDPFTGEKVGK; encoded by the coding sequence ATGTCTAATGATATAAATAGTTTAGCACACACAAAATGGAATTGTAAGTATCATATTGTTTTCGCCCCTAAATACAGAAGACAAATAATTTATGGTAAATTGAAAAAGGATATTGGGAAAATACTTCGACTTTTATGCGAACGAAAAGGTGTAGAAATAATAGAGGCAGAGGCCTGTAAAGATCACATTCATATGCTTGTGAGTATACCTCCAAAAATTTCAGTTTCAAGTTTTGTTGGATATTTAAAAGGAAAAAGTAGTCTAATGATTTTTGATAGACATGCAAATCTTAAATATAAATATGGGAACAGAAAATTTTGGTGTAAAGGTTTTTATGTTGATACAGTAGGAAGAAATAAAAAAGTGATAGAGAACTATATTCGAAATCAAATACAAGAGGATATCCTTGCAGATCAGATGTCGATGAAAGAATTTATCGACCCATTTACTGGTGAGAAAGTAGGAAAATAA
- a CDS encoding DUF5080 family protein: protein MTILLLLLMAGLYYVVYITAVMYAEGIKLLQWIAYGIAALIFLITFIFVNPSFSSLQNYIFVLIVAFVVYGWIAIKSFWNRPYKVKLESMGPVHDHILTKTKYEEAESIKIDLVSAKYKGIISGVISVVCMIAIKLKLTPVLKQDLEGGLIALGLILFLMIIVYLIIDIVLAVKRGKFAFITLRPLGTLIWLIIFAIIV from the coding sequence ATGACCATATTATTATTGTTGTTGATGGCAGGTTTGTATTACGTAGTGTATATCACTGCTGTGATGTATGCGGAGGGCATTAAATTACTGCAGTGGATTGCTTATGGAATTGCAGCATTGATCTTTTTAATAACATTTATTTTTGTGAATCCAAGTTTCAGTTCTTTGCAGAATTACATATTTGTATTAATTGTGGCTTTTGTGGTCTATGGGTGGATAGCAATTAAATCATTCTGGAATCGACCTTATAAAGTCAAACTAGAGAGTATGGGACCTGTACATGATCATATTTTAACAAAGACTAAGTATGAAGAAGCTGAAAGTATTAAAATCGATTTGGTTTCTGCGAAGTATAAAGGCATTATTTCAGGTGTGATATCGGTAGTTTGTATGATTGCGATTAAGTTAAAGCTAACTCCTGTATTAAAGCAGGATTTAGAGGGCGGTTTAATTGCATTAGGCCTTATCCTATTTTTGATGATTATTGTTTATTTAATCATTGATATTGTGCTCGCTGTAAAAAGAGGCAAGTTTGCATTTATTACTCTAAGACCTTTAGGTACTTTAATTTGGCTGATAATATTTGCCATCATTGTTTAA
- a CDS encoding DUF5085 family protein, with protein MMYRNVVYKEYLDYNILELGECAKDFIELAGSYGLNKSGPLILVYTQFMKDNQVNVTLMMPVDMPFAPGDDLGFRTYLYIDQMLEGRLKTKQYEKEEKQVLTEIENFAKLNNLKRVSPYYHIINEIDDMSWVDIKVKVMEE; from the coding sequence ATGATGTATAGAAATGTAGTTTATAAAGAGTATCTAGATTACAACATTCTTGAATTGGGTGAATGTGCGAAAGACTTTATTGAACTTGCAGGCAGTTATGGACTAAATAAATCAGGGCCTTTAATTCTTGTATACACTCAATTTATGAAAGACAATCAAGTTAATGTCACGCTGATGATGCCAGTAGATATGCCATTTGCACCAGGTGATGATTTAGGATTTAGAACTTACCTATACATTGATCAAATGCTAGAAGGCAGATTAAAGACGAAGCAATATGAAAAAGAAGAAAAACAAGTATTAACAGAAATAGAAAATTTTGCGAAATTAAACAATCTTAAAAGAGTGTCGCCATATTATCATATCATCAATGAAATTGATGATATGAGTTGGGTAGACATCAAAGTTAAAGTAATGGAAGAATAG
- a CDS encoding DUF5079 family protein, giving the protein MNDAYKKLINPLPQILAVLSIVFSFLDFVQYFYNLTIENTPLYLLVTNILTIIISVVCFLILFLPKPKNHEDMKKRHSNL; this is encoded by the coding sequence TTGAATGATGCATATAAAAAATTAATAAATCCACTTCCGCAAATTTTAGCAGTATTATCGATTGTGTTTTCTTTTTTAGATTTTGTTCAATACTTTTATAATTTAACAATAGAAAATACACCTTTGTATTTATTGGTCACTAATATATTAACAATTATCATTTCTGTGGTGTGCTTTTTGATATTATTTTTGCCGAAACCTAAGAATCATGAAGATATGAAAAAAAGGCATTCAAACTTATGA
- a CDS encoding T7SS effector LXG polymorphic toxin — translation MTKSKGGRIICNKVNMQEVNELKKNIDDALENLSSQTKALKKRLDTLGRDSDFKGQTANNVKKYNESYHIETITRIEDINKEFENSFKKSISGFESEVDSDKSAIIVKTALKKYKEDIKKSYENIEENKLKMNSTILRVHDLTSAQSISEYKVKQQGDQFDKHVKETISHFEDFQASHDFDAVDLLGAIYPVATMSSKVKNLSANRSKIYGVSSKIDAKYKMNSQNNPFTEASNAIKGVQNAAYGGKHMKDLYEGAAKLKNYLIIGLVAGDGDFQKGNELLKNGNFKKIGSQKIKLINSILDTDINNVKGENIKKAYTLLTNKKGNMKMSKKLWEAYKIALNDKPLNLKNVRELEKVKTSDEIKKVKTPKELEALKKSKDYKDVFDTKKKKLIKKFGKSALDSVINPNIQKVIKDPKNVKKYMKMELDDFKDLNKFGKSMKSLKYAGKAFAPVGAVIAVGNNFATEKTMQRKLVGSAVDLGALAGSAGTGTMIGAAIGGPVGAGIGLVSGALIGMAAEVKIFNGKSVTDIAKEKANKFVSKFRNSDTWKQTKKGISNVAKSAFNNSPAIKFGQKLSHVF, via the coding sequence GTGACTAAAAGTAAAGGAGGTAGAATTATTTGTAACAAAGTGAATATGCAAGAAGTGAATGAATTAAAGAAAAATATTGATGACGCTTTAGAAAACTTAAGCTCTCAAACAAAAGCTTTAAAGAAGAGATTAGATACTTTAGGTAGAGACAGTGACTTTAAAGGGCAGACAGCAAATAATGTAAAAAAATATAATGAAAGCTATCATATTGAAACAATTACTAGAATTGAAGACATAAATAAGGAATTTGAAAATTCTTTTAAAAAGTCAATAAGTGGATTTGAATCAGAGGTAGATAGCGATAAATCAGCTATTATCGTTAAAACAGCTTTGAAAAAATATAAAGAAGATATAAAAAAGTCATATGAAAATATAGAAGAAAATAAATTGAAAATGAATTCAACTATTCTAAGAGTTCATGACTTAACGAGTGCGCAGTCTATTTCAGAATACAAAGTGAAACAACAAGGTGATCAATTTGACAAGCATGTAAAAGAGACAATCAGTCATTTTGAGGATTTTCAAGCTAGTCATGATTTTGATGCTGTTGACTTATTAGGAGCCATTTATCCAGTTGCAACAATGTCATCTAAAGTTAAAAATCTATCCGCAAATAGATCTAAAATATACGGTGTGAGTTCTAAAATTGATGCAAAATATAAAATGAATTCACAAAATAATCCTTTTACTGAGGCGAGTAATGCTATTAAAGGGGTACAAAATGCAGCGTATGGTGGAAAACATATGAAAGATTTATATGAAGGTGCTGCCAAATTAAAAAATTATTTAATTATTGGGCTTGTCGCTGGTGATGGGGATTTTCAAAAAGGAAATGAATTACTAAAAAATGGTAATTTTAAAAAAATAGGAAGTCAAAAAATTAAGCTTATTAATAGTATATTAGATACTGATATAAATAATGTAAAAGGCGAAAACATCAAAAAAGCTTATACTCTATTGACAAATAAAAAGGGAAATATGAAGATGAGTAAAAAATTATGGGAAGCCTATAAAATAGCTTTAAATGATAAGCCTTTAAATCTAAAAAATGTTAGAGAATTAGAAAAAGTAAAAACTAGTGATGAGATAAAGAAAGTAAAAACTCCCAAAGAATTAGAAGCACTAAAAAAGTCAAAAGATTATAAAGATGTGTTCGATACTAAGAAAAAGAAATTAATTAAAAAATTTGGTAAAAGTGCATTAGATTCCGTTATTAATCCAAATATTCAAAAGGTTATTAAAGATCCCAAAAATGTAAAAAAGTATATGAAAATGGAACTTGATGACTTTAAAGATTTGAATAAATTTGGGAAAAGTATGAAAAGCCTAAAATATGCTGGGAAAGCTTTTGCGCCTGTAGGAGCAGTTATTGCAGTTGGAAATAATTTTGCAACTGAAAAAACAATGCAAAGAAAGTTGGTAGGATCAGCGGTAGACTTAGGTGCTTTAGCTGGTTCAGCAGGAACTGGTACTATGATAGGTGCAGCTATCGGAGGGCCTGTAGGAGCAGGGATTGGCTTGGTTTCTGGTGCATTAATAGGAATGGCAGCAGAAGTTAAAATTTTTAATGGTAAATCAGTTACTGATATCGCTAAAGAAAAAGCCAATAAATTTGTGAGTAAATTCAGAAACTCCGATACTTGGAAACAAACTAAAAAAGGTATTTCAAATGTAGCTAAATCAGCATTTAACAACTCACCGGCAATAAAATTCGGACAAAAATTAAGTCATGTTTTTTAA
- a CDS encoding DUF5082 domain-containing protein, protein MSNKAQLRATKNRYVNIRNNKNTELKGLQDDKRRLEDAIRDAEDIKNDFDSEKNKYDSIEIQNNEWKGKTRKDSDNKKRDLDEAIDDYKTKYKEIIEQMNKDLEELETKISNVETDIRELTNRIDSIDRQLASD, encoded by the coding sequence ATGTCTAATAAAGCTCAACTTCGTGCAACTAAAAACAGATATGTGAATATCAGAAACAATAAAAATACAGAATTAAAAGGATTGCAAGATGATAAGAGACGTTTAGAAGACGCAATTCGTGATGCCGAAGATATTAAAAACGATTTTGATTCTGAAAAAAATAAATACGATAGTATAGAGATTCAAAATAATGAGTGGAAAGGTAAAACCAGAAAAGATTCTGATAATAAAAAAAGAGATTTAGATGAAGCGATAGATGATTACAAAACTAAGTATAAAGAAATCATTGAGCAAATGAATAAAGATTTAGAAGAACTTGAAACTAAAATCAGTAATGTTGAAACAGATATTAGAGAGTTGACGAATCGTATCGATAGTATTGACAGACAGCTTGCGAGTGACTAA
- a CDS encoding TIGR04197 family type VII secretion effector, whose protein sequence is MGEVKVEIGSLTGKISNISNAGSNVKFDGGNVDLSETDINPFVDFKKASALLETAINNYSTIISQDSKAMQNVVDEIEKTDNDMANQIEQNSSIQNTGLN, encoded by the coding sequence ATGGGTGAAGTGAAAGTTGAAATAGGCAGTTTAACTGGAAAAATCAGCAATATTTCAAACGCCGGTTCGAATGTGAAATTTGATGGAGGGAATGTAGATTTAAGCGAAACAGATATCAATCCTTTTGTAGATTTTAAGAAAGCTTCAGCACTTCTTGAAACTGCAATTAACAATTATTCAACGATAATTTCTCAGGATTCAAAAGCAATGCAAAATGTAGTAGATGAGATTGAGAAAACAGACAATGATATGGCAAATCAAATAGAACAAAATTCATCGATACAGAATACTGGACTTAACTAG